Below is a window of Ovis aries strain OAR_USU_Benz2616 breed Rambouillet chromosome 20, ARS-UI_Ramb_v3.0, whole genome shotgun sequence DNA.
tggtcaCGGGATCTTGTCCACGTCCCTGCACGTGGGTGGCAGGCTCGCGCTGGAAGATTCAGGACCCCTGCCCTAGGCAGCGTGGCCACCCCACACCCGGGGCCTTTTGCTGTTGACAACACAATTCTGAACTTTTAGGATTATACtagcaatttttttaaacatacaagaggtgattttttttgtcttaaacCACATTACGGATTTTATAATGCCCTGCAACTCTAAAGCTTCTTTTTGTTTACACATTTTCGTatgtttttttcagattataattttaaaatttctataaccTTCAGTTTGTATAGAACTTTCTCAAGAGCTCTGTCAGCACCAAATACAAAGTAATTTAAGAAGTGATTTTAATATGTAATCTTGTGGCAGAGCATACATTTTGTGATTTGGACAGTAGCTTTCCAGTGCAGATAAATAATTGCATGAACTGTACTAAAACTGGTTATCATTCATCAATGACTTGTTTTTAACCCCTTGCAACATATACCTGGTCTTTAcaggatttaaaaatatgtgaaaataactTTTCTTAGAAAGTGTGTCACGAAgtcatttttcattatttgtacTAAATgcataatgttttatatattccttttatatgttttctctttttaagtctGCCATCTGCACCACCCTCATCCCCCTGTCCAGATTAATGTTGAGAACAGAATAGAATTTTTTAGGGCATGTCTTTAAATGGTCAGGAGTGAATGTTTGCTTTTCATAATATTGAAATAATCTGGCATTATCTATTTCAAAGtaatataaaatcttttatttttatgtcaccAGTTGTTACCACTCCCACTGCTGGCAGTGGGGTAGGTGTTGGGGGAAAACCCTGTTCCTGACGTTGGGTGCCCAGTGGCAATTCATCTTCCCTTTTCTACTCTCTGGAAATACAGTCCCTTTAATTTTtgcacaaaatatatttttcagcaGTCTTTATAGCAGAAAAATCATAGTATATAAAATGTTGTAGTTCTATTTCACATTAATTAAATGTATGTGGGTAAAAGtttgttatttttctatataaaaaatGTAATCTCTGATGATGGTTGCAGTTCCCTTGATATCTATAATATCttatgtagttttatttttttaaggagaatGGGATCTTTGTTACacgtttgaatttttaatttgcaattctgtATTTTACCTAACCATAATTGGTtagtttaaataattaaataggcCCCAAAATCAGCCCCAAGTTACTTTCTCAGTTTGTAAAACCTTCAAAATTGACACTAAATTTTTTTTGCCAAGacctttaattcttttaaataactACTAATTTCTGAACCGTGGCTGCTGAAGAAATAAGGCCCCAGGACACTGTGCATCTGTGCACTAATACGCTTTCCTACATCGTGGCTGGTCCTCAGCTGTGGTGTGGTTGCCTTGTCTCAGAATGCTCAGGATTCCTTTTCCTCTTACGTCTGCCTATTGAATTAATAGCATATGGAATAGCCCACATGAAGCAACAGAATTATATTAAATCAAGCTAAATGGTTTCCTTTTTATCTACCCAAAGTTGACAACGCTCATATACTTCTTCAAAACCAAGTGAAACTATCATTACCAAGAAGAGACCGTGCCACCATGGCCTGAGCACACGCTGGTCTGGGTGTCCCCGGAGCTGGCAGTGCCGTGCATGGGCAGGATCACTGAAGGGCCCCTCTGTGCCCGGAGGCCAGGCTGGGCTCTCCTCTGAGATCCTGGACTCGGCTGCAGGACCTGACATCCCATATTAAAGACTGTCAGattcttgcctccttttaaaCACCTTTCAAATAGTTGGTAACTTGCTGAGGTACTCCCGTCACTAGGGTGTGTTTTTCTGGAAACAAAATGAACTGATCGGTGAAAATCTGTCCCACATGCACTCATCTGGTGAACGAGGCAGTCCTGGGCTGAACTGGAGTGAATGGGAAGGGCAGGATTCCCAGATGCTGACAGTCTTTGAGAACTTGAGGAAAACCTGGTTGTCTGCTGAAAGATAAAGATGGAACAGAAAATCTTTTATCTCATAGTGAACCTGATGATAGCAAATGAGTTTGACAAATCAAGAGACTTTGCTACAGTTATCAGTAAGGATTAATGTCTCCCATGAGAAGAGATGTACGTAAGGTGGACTTGGGCTGGCATTGAAACTACCATGAATGTCCTCAGATTATAACTGCTTTTTATGAaaagacatataaatatataaaaccagTCTGGAgcttgagtgttttttttttcttcccagtctGAAGAAGTACCTACCTTTTAATGAAAACTGAACGTGATGTATTCATTTTGAAGTATTTGGGGAAGGTAGTAAGCACTATCAGATAGTCTGTAGTTGTGCTATTTATACAGATAGAATAATCAGTACACTGGTTATCCTTGTTAGTGAACAAAATGCAATCtaaataaaagtatttcataTGTAGTATTAGGAAAAATGCTCAAATGCTGCAAAGTTTTCAGTGAAACAGCTACTTTTTAATTATTGAAGACATATAAATTGATATAACTCTCATACAAAAAAAACTTTGGAAACATATCAAGCCATGAAAATGCATACACCCTTTGACTCAGTAAAACCAGTTGCTAAGaatttatatgaagaaaataggaaacaaaagaagggaaaagcttgGTGTACATCAATCTGTTGCATTGATAAGCAACAAACTGGAAACCACGTAAACGTTCAGTGAGTGGAATGGGAGGCAAATTGTCTAACTACACAGGATAGAGGTTTTCGAGAAttaaaagcaaactttaaaacagcatttttctttttaaaggcaaatGACAACATcatatttctctaatgattaaaactttaaagaaatgatGCACTTTGAAACGGATGGAGGGGATGAAGTAGTTGTTCAGAGTGGCAACATCAGGGGCGGGGTCTGTGTAAGTCTTTAAGTTCAAAATAATTTGATATAGATGACTAAAAACCTGCCGAATGAAGGCGATGTGGTGTACCGAAGGTTCCTTCCCATCCCTCCAAGCTCACTGCCGCGTTCTCAGCAGAGGCGCGGTCAGTCACTGAGTAGCTGCGTTATGAACAGGCTGTCTGGTCAGCCCAAAGCCCTGTGTGCCCATGTGTCTGTAGACAAAGTCCAGGAGAGGACCATAATGCTTCTGCCCCTAGCCAAGCACTTGTTTCCCCACATGCTGTTATCCACAGAATAGTAAAATATAGATATACAGGAGGTGCTAGATCCTAGTACAAGACAAGAATTCAATCTAAAAACTTCTAGAAAGGTaatcaaaatatttctaattttaattgttATTCACAAAACTAGCAACACTGAGATATTTTGTTCTTCAGAAATAACTATCAGTATCAAATGAGCTATATGTGACATACACAACCATTATCATTTAAGATAGTTCTTTATCGTTTTTACATGATTGTTTATAGGACTGTTAGGTCTGAACACTAGTTGAATCTGGCTTCAGCGTTCTGCTGCAGCGTTTTGGAAGCAGCCCCTTTAGAATGCTCCAGCAGCTTGATAGCCTTGTCAGAGTTTTCAATGTTCCTAAGCAGAGTCTCTAGTCGtctcttaattttcttctgaTCCTCGAGAGCACAGCCGATCACAATGGACTGGAACTTTTGGTCCACCGGCCCCGCAGGCACCTCGGAGGAACACGCGCTGTACAGTGACATCAGGTGACTCCGGGCGTTTCCCAGGTCGTCCAGAAACTTGCTGACCACCTCATCGATGATCCGCGTGGCGTGCTTGAGGGACTCCTGCTGCTGGGGACTCCTAATTGTTTCTACTGAAACCTCCACAGTCAGGGTTCGTCCCATCAGACGGTTCGCAGTCAGATTTAATTCTTCTCGTTCTCCTAAtcataaaaagtttgaaatatcaATCAATATGAGACACACCTACATCCATGTCAAGAACACTAAGGCATTTGTGTGTGGTTAAATCTAGCCTGCGAGCACCTATACATTTCTTAAAGGTATATACTGTTAGCAATAAGATTAACTTAGGATGccagggaagactgagggcaagaggagagagaggagggcggcagaggatgagacggctggatgatatcactgactcggtagacaggagtctgagcacactcagggagatggtgaagggcagggaggcctggcgtgctgcagtccatcgggtcacaaggagtcagacaggactgagcgacggaacagcGTCAGTGGTGAAGAGGATCAGCCTGGACGTCGGGTGACTGCCGCGGTCGTCATGTCTGCAGAGGCTGGGGCGGGTGTGCTGGTCAGAGCAGGAAATGATGCCCTGCGTCTACACGACTACGTgcactagaggaggaaatggtaacttcTGCCTGTCTGAGCTTTTAGCTGAGACCCTGTAATAAGACAGACtaacaagcaaaaacaaaaccagagccTCATTATCGTGTAGACCCCATGTATACATGGGAGACCCCCAGGGAAACTGAGTGACTCCTGGAGATGGCCCAGGCCTCCATCCTCAggtggagatggggagggaggccagTTTCGAGGGCCTCAGAAAGAGGACCACAGAGGTGAGGTTTTCACGGAGACCCCTCAGAAGCGGAGGTTTCCTTTAGGAAGTGTAAATGTACATTTCCCTTACAAAACTGTGACCTCAGCTATTTCCATAGCTGCTCCTGTGCCTGCGGTTTCTCAAAAATGACCAGCCCCGATAATCCTTAGGGCAGAGGCATGTTTTGGGCAGCACATCCCGTGTCTGTGAGCACACCGTGCCCAGCTCTGGTGGAGGAAACAGAGCCAAGACCCTAGGAGAAAGGCTGGCCTGAAACGAGGCGCTGACCTCATCCTGTCCGACCAACTCGGCCTGTGGTCTGAGTCTCAGCCAGCACGAGGAGGGTGCTGGGTCATCCTCTCACTGTGCAGCTCTGCGAAACGCTTTCCAAGTTCACTGCTGGTTGGCCGGGGCGGGGAGCGGGCTACGCTGACCCACTAAGGCTGTGTGACGGTTTGGGTCCGGGCCTGGGCTCACCAGCCAGGGCTGCAGGGGTGCCTGACCCCCGTCACGCCTCaccgcgccccccccccgcccctgtcCTCTGCGCCCCCCCCCCGCTCCTGTCCTCTGCGCCCCCCCTCCTGTCCTCtgcgcccccccgcccccctcctgTCCTCTGCGCCCCCCCTCCTGTCCTCTGCGCCCCCCCGCTCCTGTCCTCTGCGCCCCCCCGCTCCTGTCCTCtgtgccccccccgcccccctcctgtcctctgcgcccccccgcccccctcctgTCCTCTGCGCCCCCCCCCCGCTCCTGTCCTCTGCGCCCCCCCTCCTGTCCTCtgcgcccccccccgcccccctcctgtcctctgcgcccccccgcccccccgcccccctcctgTCCTCTGCGCCCCCCCGCTCCTGTCCTCTGcgcgcgccccccccccccccccgcgcccccGGCGGGCTCACCGTCACTGATCTGCCGCATGTCCTGGCTGTTCTGGATGCTGTGGATCATCTCCAGGAGCACCTCCTTCTCCTGCTCCACAGCCGTGGCCGCCTCCCGCAGAGCCTCCACCCTGCGGGCGGGGACACGGTCAGCGCACAGAAGCCTAGTGCGCCGCTTCTGCCTTTCCCTCCAGCTTAGCTGGCAGGATGATCAGGGGCACGCCCCGAACGCTtcagtcctttttctttcttattctgtacttttttccttcttcatccaCTTGCCCCGTGGCTCCTAGTTGCCTCCCTGCTCACAGGGCAAGGATTCtgtttagtgcttttctatttgTAGATAAACACCTGTACTTGTTTACTGTCCCTGCTTCACTCAGCAGCATATTTCACTGAGACCCGCCGGGTTCCCTTGTcacccagcccccagctcccctCACCACCCGCCCGTGACTCCTGTCCCCTGAAGGCAGGCCCACCCCAGGGTGGCACAGCTGAGACCCAGGCTGTGTCACCCTCTGGACTCCTCTCCAGAGCAGCCGCACGGGGCGCCCCTGGGTCCCAGGAGCCCCGCCAGCACTCTCGTCCCCCAGTTGACAAGCGGGGTGTCAGCACTTAATCTGTGTTTCTTTCACTGCTAATAATTTTGGACATCTCTGTATTCCTGTGAGCCTGTTCACAGCCTTTgcctattttgctttttcttttttaaactggggTTACTGTCCTCTTGGCTTATCTCCCATCCGACCCCATATAATCTGTGTCTGGGATGTCCTTCACTGAACACAGAGCCTGACTTTGAAGTGATCAGACCCatctttttcttggttttgttccACCTTCTGGCTCACGCAGTGAATTTTTGCTTCAGGGTCCTCCCATCCCGAGGTCGGAACATACTTGCTTACATCTCCTATTAACTTACTCTCTTACTTTCCTCATACTCATGTCTTCATCCACTCATAATCTACCTGTTTATGATTAGATaaggattttgttttttctccaaaTAGTGAACTGTTTTCCCCAACACTATCCACCCTAAATCCATCTTTTCCTCAATGATTTGCAGACTGTCTGCCTCTGAAATCGATTCCTAAGCACCACTTGCCCCAACTCCACCCACCGCCCCCTCACCTAGACACACATTCACTtactacacagacacacaaacacaaccAGTGACTAAAGACCGAGGCTGTGAAATCATCAGAGcaagagaaaacagaaccctGTGGGGTCCCCGCCCCCTCCCAGCCACACCCAGGCCTCTTCCCCTACAGGCACCCACCTGTCACCCCCAAAATAGCACCAACACACTGTAAAGTCACAAGGTTTCGATTCTCGGGATACTAAATATATGTTGGACTCTGCTTGTGAGAGCAAGTAGAAGCACAGAGCTTGTAAGAACCTTGTGAGACAAATGTGGCTGGAAAGCAGTCAGAACCGGGGGAAATCTACAGGACAGTGGCCACGCATCGGGCAGCCTTCCAGTGGCACGCACAGCGCGCTCACACCTTCCACACAGCAGACTCGGCCTGGGCCACACGAAGGCGGTGGGGTGAGCACGAACAAGAAACGCGCTACGAAAGTGACTCTAGGATTGAGATGGCGCACGAGTCACTGGTAAAGGAGGCCACGATGGAAGAAGCGCTGAACTTTCCAGCACTCCTGAGTTTGTATTCAAATATAAGATGATAAAGAGAATTGTTACTCGAAAGAagtataataacaataatttataATAGTATGTTCATGGAATTGTAACAAGAAAATGGCTTGAAAGGAGACActccaaaaaaatatttaatctgtCATATAAAGATGTTTTGTCATTAAATGAAACCAAATATAGAGGAAATTGGATGGGACTTTTCTCCCAAGGTTAGAAATTGCCAGGCATTTTCCCTgtgaaaaacagattttattttttgtagactttttaatatatgattttatGTAAACTTCATTCACAGCAAAGATACAATCCCATTCTTCAGCACGTAGATCCCCAGGATCTGAGGATCTGCTTTCTGGCAGCGTGGCCCTCTCATCTGCTACCCCTCACCTCCTGAACATTCTTTATCCCTGGCCCAGGTCCACTAGGTGGTCCTTTTTCAAAAGCCAGTCCTTTTGGCAGAACTGTTTCCTTAGcaacttcctccttcctctcccttgagGCATTCAAAACTACATCTGTCTAGTGTATGGACTACATCACAGGCTTattaattagttttttattttaaaaagctggacctgggacttccctggtggttcagtggctaagactccaagctcccagtgcagggggtccaGGCTTGACTGCTGCCCAGGGAACCTgaccccacacactgcaactgaaGATGCTGCGTGCTGCCGTGAAGACCCAGTGCGACCAAACGAATATTTTCAAAAGCTAAACCTCTACTTAGTTTGCTTAAGTCATCTTGTTACTGTTTATCAGCTGCTGGTCTTAATTCAGCTCACATGTgctgtgttcagtcgcttcagtcgtgtccaactctgtgatcctatggactgtggcccgccaggctcctctgtccatgggatgcttcaggcaagaacacgagtgggttactgtgccctcctccagggggtcttcccaacccagggactgaacctgtgtctcttacctcccctgcattggcagatggtttttatttttttttttttttttaccactagcaacacctggtaAGCCCTAAATTCAACTTATAGATACATCTTTTTGTCTCTGTCCcgtgtgttagttttagaagttagttactaaatattcaaatatttcccACCCGCCCTTCCGTGATTTCTCCTGGAACTTTGCCCGCAAGAGCCTTAGCCCATCTCACTTTATCCTTCACCTTCTTACACTTCACTTGACAATGCTCCTTGGCAGAGGGGGCAGCTCTGATTTTACGAGCGGATCCTGCAAGAGCTgtgtccaaattgggaaagagctGATCCTCACAGCAAGTCTGGCCTGGGCTGTGCTCCTGGAAAACTCTCTGCATGAGATCACAACTACGCTTTAACTACGGAGGAACTGTTCAGAATGTTCCGTGAGGTCAAAATCTGGAGTGTGTGCCTCCTCGGCTGGTCTTGGCAGCCCGGGGACTGGGGGACGAGGTGCCGGGAGACAGACCCAGCAGGCGCCCCAGGCCGGGTGCGGGCCCGCTGCTCATACCAGCTCTGCTGCTGCATCCTAGCTGAGTGATCTCGAGCAGTTGCTGAcattctctctgcctcagtttcctcatttgtgacaCAGGGATCATGAGACAGTAGGTGTGACTGAATGAAGTCAACGTGGTTAACTCACCAGCTGACAGCATGGACTAAGTTATGAGTTAACTGAGATACAGAACCATGAATATGTAGGGCTGACTCCTACACCATTTTCTAGGAAAAATCGGAGCATCCCTGGTTTCTGGTACCCAGGGGCCCTGGGCCAATCCCTGCAGTCACCGAGGGGCCACCCCATGCAGCACGTGCCCAGAACTGGGGCCGTGAACACCAGCTTCCGGGTGTTCTTATGCACTCAGCACTATGAACTCAGGATTGTAAGTAACAAGCCTCCTAATCATCACCCAGACAGTAAGGAACACTCACTG
It encodes the following:
- the BAG2 gene encoding BAG family molecular chaperone regulator 2, which encodes MAQARISAKANEGRFCRSSSMADRSSRLLESLDQLELRVEALREAATAVEQEKEVLLEMIHSIQNSQDMRQISDGEREELNLTANRLMGRTLTVEVSVETIRSPQQQESLKHATRIIDEVVSKFLDDLGNARSHLMSLYSACSSEVPAGPVDQKFQSIVIGCALEDQKKIKRRLETLLRNIENSDKAIKLLEHSKGAASKTLQQNAEARFN